The DNA sequence TCAGGCCCAGTAACAGGAGCGCGAGAATAAAGAATGGTTTGCCTCCCTCGCGATGAATGTCGCTGTGAAGAATTCTGGAATCGACATAGGAGCCCAAGATCGCAAGTCCTGATATGCGGAGTCCATTCTTGATAATCGTTATCGGAAATACCGCCAGAGCCAGAATTACTTTTGAAACAGGTTTCTTCAAAAAAAGCTTCCCTGCCATAATGCCCGTTATAAAAAGCGCAATACTCGACCGTATCCCGCTGCATACATCGGCAACTTCAATACTGACCTGAGGGAGATGAAACATGAATCCTTCACGGACAAAGGTAACTCCGCTGATCATGAAAATTACATGAGCGGCTTCGGTCGATAGTACCTGGAGGAAATGGACATAGGGAATCAGAATAAAAAGCGGTATGGGAACGGCGAAAAGCAGAAACAAGACAGGAAAACGGGCTTTTTTCAGCGCCTCTGTCCCAAAAAACAGAACAAATAAACCGGTCCAGAGTGTAATTATCGATACGGTTCCCAGGCTTGCCACATTGTTGGGTGACAGATATGCGCCAGCTGCATAGGATATCGCAAACCCGGCAATTCCTGCACAGGCAATGATACTCCCTGCAGTTATGGCGCGATCCTGATGGGAAAAGATTGTTTTGCGCTCGGTAAAAAAGAAAAACGCGCTGATAAAAGGTATTATCGGTAAATGAGTGAATGTATG is a window from the Chitinivibrionales bacterium genome containing:
- the xrt gene encoding exosortase translates to MSPDGTAARGERPGDQALRKGHETTKKSIAFILISGALYGVFYRLLQQTPQTELTHHTFTHLPIIPFISAFFFFTERKTIFSHQDRAITAGSIIACAGIAGFAISYAAGAYLSPNNVASLGTVSIITLWTGLFVLFFGTEALKKARFPVLFLLFAVPIPLFILIPYVHFLQVLSTEAAHVIFMISGVTFVREGFMFHLPQVSIEVADVCSGIRSSIALFITGIMAGKLFLKKPVSKVILALAVFPITIIKNGLRISGLAILGSYVDSRILHSDIHREGGKPFFILALLLLGLILWALKRWEKGVQERKTR